The Candidatus Scalindua japonica genomic interval ACGTTAAAAGCATGTATGACAAGATTGATTCTCTTCCAAAGGGTTCTCATGTACTAATATCATTTGATTATGATCCTTCATCAAAGGAGGAACTTCAGCCAATGGCACTGGCCTTGCTGCACCACTGTTTTAAGAAAGACATCAAGGTGATAGGAATGACGCTTTATCCTGCCGGCACCGGCCTTGCAGAAAAGGCAATCAAGGAAACCGGTAAAGAGTATGGCAAGAAAAGTGGAAAAGATTATGCTTTTCTAGGCTTTAAGGCAGGAAGTTCCCTGGTAATATTAAATATGGGAGAAGATATATACTCGGCATTTCAAGAGGATTTCTATGGCAAAAAAACTGCTGGCATGCTGGCCCTCAAAGGAGTCAGTTCACTACGCGAAATTGATTATGCTGTTAATCTTACCGCTGGAGGGATCTATGAAGCGTGGATAGTGTATGGTAGAGAAAAATATCATTTTGACCTGGGTGTTGGCTGTACTGCAGTAATGGGACCCGAGATGTATCCATTTATACAATCTAACCAGTTGACTGGCTTTATGGGCGGATTAAAAGGCGCGGCAGAATACGAAACATTGATAGACCATAAAGATAGAGCCGCTGCCGGTATGTCTCCTCAAAGTGTTGTGCATGTACTGGTTGTCTGTTTTATATTATTTGGAAACTTTTTATATTTTGCATCCGGAAGAAAGCAATAAGATCAGGTTCTGAATAAGTTAATGGGTGGTCAAAAAACTTAATGTCTTCCAAAACTTATTGAGGACTTAACAATAAAATAATGAATAAAAACAGAGAGATATATATTCTTTTTTTCGTATTAATAGCATTTTTTATCGTAAGCGTAGTTTATCTATCCTTTGGCTGGCTGGATATCTGGGGAGAAGGACTTGGCATAATTACTGCCGCGGCAATAACACTAGCTATGTACAGCTTTCTCTACAAGGATAATCCTGTTTTTAAGATAGCTGAAAATCTCTTTGTGGGAGTTGCCATGGGATATTCAATCATCATCGTATGGTATAATATCCTTAAGCCTGATGTCTTTGAAGCCTTAATACTACCAGTGTTTAAAGACACGGGTAATGCTCCTCAGTATTCAGTCATTGTTCCCACTTTACTTGGTTTATTCATGTTTTTAAGGCTATCATCTAAGCTATCATGGCTCAGTAGATGGTCATTTGCATTTATTGTTGGGATGGGGTCAGGAATTGCTATTCCAAACTTCATCAATGCAATATTGTTGAGGCAGCTTGAACCTATGTTGACACCATTATATTCAGGAAGTTTTTGGGGGACGGTAAACACATTACTGGTTCTTATCGGGGTAGTATCAGTACTTTTCTATTTCTTCTTTTCCCTGGAACACAAAGGCCCAATTGGAGGGATTTCCATGGTAGGGATATGGTTTCTTATGATAGCTTTTGGTGCTTCTTTTGGTTATACCGTAATGGCAAGAATGTCACTTCTTATAGGACGCATTCAGTTTCTTTTGAAAGATTGGCTCGGAATAATACAGTAGATAATAAGCGGCTCTTTTTTTTCTTCCGGGAGTAGATTTACACATTGAGTTTTGAAAAATTTAATTCAGCTTACTGTTTTTTAAATACTTTTTCCAATAGTTCTGTGACTCTTGCTTTAGGATCAGTCCTTATCTTTTTTTCCTCTTCACCAATCATATAAAACAGCCCTTCCAAAGCATTATTTGTTACGTAATCATCCAGATCAAGTGCACCTGTTCTCAAAAAGGGCAAGGAAGAGATCTTGTTTACCATGTCTTTATAAAATCGTGTGGCACCAACCTCATTCACTCTTGCTGAAATAATTGGATTGAAGGCATCGTAGAGTTTCTTACTGGCTTTTGCCTTGAAATATTCGGTTGCAGCAGTTTCACTACCGTTTAATATTTTTTTGGCATCGTCAAAAGTCATCTCTTTTATTGCGTCTATGAAAATTGACTTTGCTTGAGGTGCGGCCTTTTCTGCTGCGCGATTCATACTAAGTATAAAATCATCTATAGGTTTATTGTATCCAATTTTACGAAGTCCATCCGAAACAATCTTTAATTTTTCAGGTATGAGAATCTTAATTGCCTCATTAGCCAGATATCCATCAAGTTCTGAAACCGATTTTACCGCATTATCTGTCCCTATTGAAATTGCCTCTTTTAAAGCATTTACGATGACGTTTTCATTAACTCCAGTAACGCCTTCCCGTTTGTGACTACTGAATATTTTTTTAAACGTATCAAATAATCCTGCATGGCAAACTTGGCTGGAGTAAGCAGACATAAAAATAATTACCAGAACAACTATCGATTTTCGCATTTATCCATCTCCAGAAATGAAAACAGGAAAGAAGAGGAAATATAACTCATCCCCCCTCTTTCCTGTTCAAAACAAATGACTAAATTATCTAACTTGTATGATAGATGTTGGCTTAGCATTTACTGTTGCAGTAAATGAGTCAGTCGCACTATCACACTTTGTACCGGAATTGTCATTAACGGTTAATGTTACAACGTATGTTCCTGGTTTGGAATAAACATGATCAACCTTTGCTCCATTACCAGTATTACCGTCTCCAAAATCCCATGTGTACGTCAGGTTGTCACCATCCGCATCGCTTGAACGGGAACCGTCAAAATCAGATACTGCATCAAGGCAGCAAACATGATTAGGACCAGCATTAGCAACTGGAGGTGTATTTATTCTTACATTCAAGGCAGTCATATCACTTGAACATACAGTACCTTTATTGTCATCTACCGTCAAACCTACAGAATAACTACCACCGCTACTGTAAACATGCGTGACTGTAGAACCAACATCCGTAATTCCGTCACCGAAATCCCAAGTGTAAGTCAGAGAATCACCATCAACATCACTTGAACCTGCAGCATCAAAAAGAAGCTCATCTCCTGTACATGCAAGCCCTGGCACAGTAAACACTGCTGAAGGAGGAGTGTTGATTGTGATATTAGCACTCGCCGTATCTGTTGAACGACTTGTTCCTTTATTGTCATCCACAGTCAGACTTACCGTATAATTACCTCCCTGTGTGTAAACATGCGAGACATTAGCCCCGGTCTGCTTCTCTGTTCCATCTCCAAAGTCCCAGGTATAAGCAAGGACATCTCCATCAGCGTCACTGGATCCGGAGCCATCAAATGCAACCACGCCTCCGGTACATGCAACATTTACTGCCATTATATCAGCAGACGGAGGTGTGTTAATTGTAATGTTTGTGGTAGCTATGTCGTCGGAACATACAGTACCTTTATTATCACTTACCGTCACTTTTACAGGATAAGTACCTCCCTGTGTGTAAACATGAGATACATTAGAACCATTACCTGTAGTTCCATCACCGAAATCCCATGAATAAGACAGATTGTCACCTTCAGGATCACTTGATCCTGAAGCATCAAATGCAATCTCATCACCTGTGATAGCCAGGTTATCTGCGATTAAAGCAGCAGTTGGACTGGAGTTAACGGTAACAAACACTTTCTCAATGTTAGTAGAGCATGATGTATTCTGCATGTCGTCAACAGTAAGCATGGCCTTATAAGTACCTCCTTGTGCATAAACATGTGTTGTGCTAACACCGTTAGCTGTTGTTCCATCACCAAAATCCCACTCATATTCCAGTACTTCGCCTGGTTCTCCAGTTGAACCGGATCCGTCAAAAACAACTTCATCACCCTGACAAACGGCAACATCACGCCCTGCAACGGCGACAGGAGCTTTGTTTAAACTGACTCTTACAGTATCTGAACTGGAACTACATTCCGACCCGGAACCATCATCTACATAAAGTGTAGCCATATAATTCCCTTTATTCTGGTAAACATGAGTCACATTTGCACCCATATCACTCGTTCCGTCACCAAAATCCCATCTATAATTTAATGAATCGTCATCTTCGTCTATTGAGTGTGAACCGTTAAAACTAACATTGTAATCCTGATTATGCTGCAAACACAGGTCGACATCTTCACCGGCATGAGCAATAGGTTTAGTATTGATAGCTATAACTTTTCCAATGCTGTCAGTACTGCAGGTTGTCCCGGCATTATCATCTACCGTTAACCTTACGTGATAGGTACCACCTTGATCAAAGGATTTTGAAACCTGTAATCCTTGAGCACTCGTTCCATCACCAAAGTCCCAGTTGTAAGTAGTCTGACCTGGTGTACTATCAGTAGTTCCACTTGCATCAAAAACAACTTCCTGGCTGGTACAGGCTGTGGAAGGTCCAGTAAAATTTGCGACGGGAGGTGTATTTACCGTCACTACCTGTGATGAAACAGCGGTATCACACTCCAGACCTGAATTATCCTGTACAGAAAGGATTACATTAAAATCACCACCCTTTTCAAATCGATGGGTCACAACAGGTTCTTCACTTACAGTACCATCGCCAAAATCCCAATAATAGGAAAGGGACTGGTTATCAGGATCATAAGAACTTGTCGCGTCAAATGTGAATTCGTTACATGTTCCCAAGAGTACCGGTCTTGCTTGCTCCCGCCTGAAATGTATCGGAATTGGATTACCATTCATATCGGTAATCCGTAACCCGGCCTGAGCCTCGATCTGCGTTCCTTTTGTAACGATGTAATCAAGGAACCTCTCATTAGTTGAAGAAAAAGTTACCTGAGTCTGGTGCCATTCTCCGCTTGATGAATCGCCTATATTATGTTTACTGTTATCTTGAGGATCACGCACAATGCTTGTGCCGCCATCGTGGTCCAAATCGTAATTCTCTACCAGAACTGTGTCAACACCCTCCGGTATTAAAGGATAGAAATGCATCCTTGATCCTTCCTTATCCAACAGTCGAAAGGTAATATTCGTACTGGACACCCTCGCACTTTCAGGAGAAACCTTAACTTTGAAAAGGTTACCATCATCTCCCGATGTAGCAGTAATATCTAGCGTAAACCTGTAATACGAGCCGATCTTCTCACCATCGGTTTTTGATAAAGATTTAAAATCATAGAATTTACGATTGTATTCGCCTTCATAAAATCGTTTACTATATTTTACCCCTCTTTTTCCGGTAAGAGTAATTACTGTCTCAGTATCCCACTCGTTTGTACCATTTACTCTTGCATCCAGATCACCACCCATTTGCGGATTTTCATAGTCGTACAAAGCACCACCAGTATCAGGATCATAAACACTTATATTGACAGGGCCATCAGCATCTTCAGGAACATCAATATGTAGTACCTGCTTGTGATCTTCAGCGCCCGTCAATGGGTCACTGTTCGGGCCGGTAACATAAAGGAATTCGGCATTTGTGTCATTTTCCGGTATTATAAAGGCAAAAGACTTTTCCGCCCCCATTGCAACCACTATTATAAAAATAAAAAATAATAATTTTTTCATATCATTAAACCCTCCTCACGAACTAAAAGATAAAATAAATTTTGTCTACAAATAGAAAGCCATAATATGTTCGCAGACACTACTACACTTTTATATTCAGAAATGAAATACAGAAGTTGTTACTGTACCGATAAAGACAATCCTTTAAATATTTAGATAGAATTGTTTAAAAATAAAATAAAAAATATGGGAATATTATACATGTATTATATTATAAATATAAGGACAAAATCCATATCAAAATAGGCAAAAAGATAACAACTAGCAGTAAACATTTATAATTAAAATGTTATGATTGCTGATAGCAAAATGTACTTCATGTATTCCATGAAATTCCATTTATTGTATTGTGATTTGCAGAAAACAAGGGTAAAAGGCCAGAAAA includes:
- a CDS encoding PKD domain-containing protein; translated protein: MKKLLFFIFIIVVAMGAEKSFAFIIPENDTNAEFLYVTGPNSDPLTGAEDHKQVLHIDVPEDADGPVNISVYDPDTGGALYDYENPQMGGDLDARVNGTNEWDTETVITLTGKRGVKYSKRFYEGEYNRKFYDFKSLSKTDGEKIGSYYRFTLDITATSGDDGNLFKVKVSPESARVSSTNITFRLLDKEGSRMHFYPLIPEGVDTVLVENYDLDHDGGTSIVRDPQDNSKHNIGDSSSGEWHQTQVTFSSTNERFLDYIVTKGTQIEAQAGLRITDMNGNPIPIHFRREQARPVLLGTCNEFTFDATSSYDPDNQSLSYYWDFGDGTVSEEPVVTHRFEKGGDFNVILSVQDNSGLECDTAVSSQVVTVNTPPVANFTGPSTACTSQEVVFDASGTTDSTPGQTTYNWDFGDGTSAQGLQVSKSFDQGGTYHVRLTVDDNAGTTCSTDSIGKVIAINTKPIAHAGEDVDLCLQHNQDYNVSFNGSHSIDEDDDSLNYRWDFGDGTSDMGANVTHVYQNKGNYMATLYVDDGSGSECSSSSDTVRVSLNKAPVAVAGRDVAVCQGDEVVFDGSGSTGEPGEVLEYEWDFGDGTTANGVSTTHVYAQGGTYKAMLTVDDMQNTSCSTNIEKVFVTVNSSPTAALIADNLAITGDEIAFDASGSSDPEGDNLSYSWDFGDGTTGNGSNVSHVYTQGGTYPVKVTVSDNKGTVCSDDIATTNITINTPPSADIMAVNVACTGGVVAFDGSGSSDADGDVLAYTWDFGDGTEKQTGANVSHVYTQGGNYTVSLTVDDNKGTSRSTDTASANITINTPPSAVFTVPGLACTGDELLFDAAGSSDVDGDSLTYTWDFGDGITDVGSTVTHVYSSGGSYSVGLTVDDNKGTVCSSDMTALNVRINTPPVANAGPNHVCCLDAVSDFDGSRSSDADGDNLTYTWDFGDGNTGNGAKVDHVYSKPGTYVVTLTVNDNSGTKCDSATDSFTATVNAKPTSIIQVR
- a CDS encoding DUF4197 domain-containing protein, whose translation is MRKSIVVLVIIFMSAYSSQVCHAGLFDTFKKIFSSHKREGVTGVNENVIVNALKEAISIGTDNAVKSVSELDGYLANEAIKILIPEKLKIVSDGLRKIGYNKPIDDFILSMNRAAEKAAPQAKSIFIDAIKEMTFDDAKKILNGSETAATEYFKAKASKKLYDAFNPIISARVNEVGATRFYKDMVNKISSLPFLRTGALDLDDYVTNNALEGLFYMIGEEEKKIRTDPKARVTELLEKVFKKQ